One Candidatus Methylomirabilota bacterium DNA window includes the following coding sequences:
- a CDS encoding hydantoinase B/oxoprolinase family protein has translation MSARDLSDPILLELVKNGLDAIVDEMAIALVRTAYSNNLKNAMDMSCALCDADGRLIAQGLTLPLHLGSIPDAMAHVRRKFGGSLEPGDVFLLNDPYEGGTHLPDFYIFKPIFVEARLVGWSTSIGHQLDVGGKTPGGNGCDATEIFQEGLRIPPLRLYAAGKPVDAVFELIDRNVRVPRQVLGDVRSQVAACLTGERGYLKLAEQYGAERFAACTTALLEQAERLARNAITAMPDGRYTFTDWMDDDGIDPDPIPITVAITIAGDRLIADFTGSAPQVKGAINSPLPFTKSAVYACVRHLVGGSPPNNEGYFRPIEVIAPPGTVVNPVMPAAVAARGLTGFRMANAVFGALAQIAPDRVFACEVGGDTGVSFGGYDAERRPFVFLEFLFGSWGGRPTKDGVDACSSSVVNFSNNPVEIIESEYPLMIERYGYLPDTGGPGKFRGGLALERQYRFLEVEGTLQLRTDRRHHLPYGLAGGRPGTPSRNVLNPGPDSRELPAKCTLTVRHGDVYRHELAGAGGWGDPFERDPEHVLRDVMEEKISVAYARREYGVAIDERTWTIVPEDTARLRAAARTPR, from the coding sequence CCCTCTGCGACGCTGACGGCCGCCTGATCGCCCAAGGCCTCACGCTGCCGCTGCACTTGGGCTCCATCCCCGACGCGATGGCCCACGTGCGCCGCAAGTTCGGCGGGAGCCTCGAGCCCGGCGACGTGTTCCTCCTGAACGATCCGTACGAGGGCGGGACTCACCTCCCCGACTTTTATATCTTCAAGCCCATCTTCGTGGAGGCGCGCCTCGTCGGCTGGTCCACGAGCATCGGGCATCAGCTCGACGTGGGCGGCAAGACGCCCGGCGGTAACGGCTGCGACGCCACGGAGATCTTCCAGGAGGGCCTGCGTATCCCGCCGCTCCGACTCTACGCGGCGGGCAAGCCGGTGGACGCGGTGTTCGAGCTGATCGACCGCAACGTGCGCGTGCCACGCCAGGTGCTCGGCGACGTGCGCTCGCAGGTGGCCGCCTGTCTCACGGGTGAGCGCGGCTACCTGAAGCTGGCCGAGCAGTACGGCGCCGAACGTTTCGCGGCGTGTACGACGGCGCTGCTCGAGCAGGCCGAGCGGCTGGCGCGTAACGCCATCACCGCCATGCCCGACGGTCGCTACACGTTCACCGACTGGATGGACGACGACGGCATCGATCCCGACCCGATTCCGATCACCGTGGCCATCACCATCGCCGGCGACCGCCTCATTGCCGACTTCACGGGCTCGGCGCCGCAGGTGAAGGGCGCCATCAACTCCCCGCTGCCGTTCACCAAGTCCGCCGTCTATGCGTGCGTGCGCCATCTGGTCGGCGGCTCCCCGCCGAACAACGAGGGCTACTTCCGCCCGATCGAGGTGATCGCGCCGCCGGGCACCGTCGTCAACCCCGTCATGCCCGCCGCCGTCGCCGCCCGCGGCCTCACCGGCTTCCGCATGGCCAACGCGGTGTTCGGCGCTCTCGCTCAGATCGCGCCCGATCGGGTCTTCGCGTGCGAAGTGGGCGGCGACACGGGCGTGAGCTTCGGCGGTTACGACGCCGAACGCCGGCCCTTCGTCTTCCTCGAGTTCCTGTTCGGCTCCTGGGGGGGCCGCCCGACCAAGGACGGCGTCGACGCGTGCAGCAGCTCCGTCGTGAACTTCTCCAACAATCCCGTCGAGATCATCGAATCCGAGTACCCCCTCATGATCGAGCGTTACGGGTACCTGCCCGACACGGGCGGCCCCGGCAAGTTCCGCGGCGGCCTCGCCCTGGAGCGCCAGTATCGCTTCCTGGAAGTGGAAGGCACGCTCCAGCTCCGCACCGACCGGCGCCATCACCTGCCCTACGGCCTGGCCGGCGGGCGCCCGGGGACTCCATCGCGCAACGTCCTGAACCCAGGGCCGGACAGCCGCGAGCTGCCGGCCAAGTGCACGCTGACCGTGCGGCATGGCGATGTCTACCGCCACGAGCTGGCCGGCGCCGGTGGCTGGGGCGATCCGTTCGAGCGCGATCCCGAGCATGTGCTGCGGGACGTGATGGAGGAGAAGATCAGCGTCGCGTACGCCCGACGGGAGTACGGCGTGGCGATCGACGAGCGCACGTGGACGATCGTGCCGGAGGACACGGCGCGGCTTCGCGCGGCGGCGCGGACTCCGCGCTGA